One stretch of Cellulomonas wangsupingiae DNA includes these proteins:
- the trhA gene encoding PAQR family membrane homeostasis protein TrhA has protein sequence METTSARTTPTPGTAPPPRLSRDGSVHVTDERVNTVTHLAASCFALVGGAVLVAQAVTEGDLWKVVGLSVYAASVLLLFVASTLHHGIDRGPRVNGVLRTLDYASVFVLIAGSVTPLVLVLFRNAYGWAVLGAVWVVAAIGIALRSALRELPKYVTNTLYIAMGWMPVVLVGAGVALPVGAYVLMAAGGLVYSVGFVVFVVERPNPLPGVLGFHEIWHVLVVLASVLHYLLMYRYVLPA, from the coding sequence GTGGAGACCACGTCCGCACGCACCACGCCGACGCCGGGGACGGCCCCACCACCGCGGCTCAGCCGCGACGGCAGCGTGCACGTCACCGACGAGCGGGTCAACACCGTCACGCACCTCGCGGCGAGCTGCTTCGCGCTCGTCGGGGGCGCCGTGCTCGTCGCCCAGGCGGTCACCGAGGGCGACCTCTGGAAGGTCGTCGGGCTCAGCGTCTACGCCGCGTCCGTGCTCCTGCTGTTCGTCGCCAGCACGCTGCACCACGGCATCGACCGGGGGCCGCGCGTCAACGGCGTGCTGCGGACGCTCGACTACGCGTCGGTGTTCGTCCTGATCGCCGGGTCGGTGACGCCGCTGGTGCTGGTGCTGTTCCGCAACGCGTACGGCTGGGCCGTGCTGGGAGCGGTCTGGGTGGTCGCCGCCATCGGCATCGCGCTGCGGTCGGCGCTGCGCGAGCTGCCCAAGTACGTGACGAACACGCTGTACATCGCGATGGGCTGGATGCCGGTGGTGCTCGTCGGCGCCGGTGTCGCCCTGCCCGTGGGGGCGTACGTGCTGATGGCCGCCGGTGGGCTGGTCTACAGCGTCGGGTTCGTCGTGTTCGTCGTCGAGCGGCCCAACCCCCTGCCCGGCGTGCTCGGCTTCCACGAGATCTGGCACGTGCTGGTGGTGCTCGCCTCCGTGCTGCACTACCTGCTGATGTACCGGTACGTGCTCCCCGCCTGA